The Macrococcoides canis genome has a window encoding:
- a CDS encoding stressosome-associated protein Prli42, with product MNKNFLRITIIILLVLIVSALILSSVLPYLMN from the coding sequence TTGAACAAAAATTTTTTACGTATTACAATCATCATCTTACTTGTACTTATCGTATCTGCACTTATTTTAAGCAGTGTACTACCCTATTTAATGAACTAA
- a CDS encoding aromatic acid exporter family protein: protein MKIKPYRIGFRTIKTALGMALGVIICKLLGLDNYASAAILVVLCVKNTRVKSLQAASARFFSCSLGLLFSYLFFEHLGFNPVVLGLLVLVFIPVTVMFGIEEGVVTSCVIILHCFNFGYVNWHVIINEITLIIVGLGIALLLNLYMPDLSRKLNEYKKEIETEFQVIVSKLSDALIYPEIALDKQQVVKLHDTIERAKSVAYTEVENHFTRNENSYYHYFDMREAQLELLSRMVDLINQMDHSDKLHVNCSQLLQDLSSNISSNNFTAIRLHDLYAIMLDVEKYPLPINNKQLKSRAALIQLLNEIEQYLEIKSNFGSLKLY from the coding sequence ATGAAGATTAAGCCTTATCGTATCGGATTCAGGACGATAAAGACGGCATTAGGGATGGCGCTGGGTGTAATTATCTGTAAGTTGTTAGGGCTGGATAATTATGCATCAGCAGCCATCCTCGTTGTTTTATGTGTAAAGAATACACGTGTGAAATCTTTGCAGGCAGCAAGTGCCAGATTTTTTTCTTGTTCTTTAGGACTGCTGTTTTCTTATCTGTTCTTTGAACATCTAGGTTTTAATCCAGTCGTGCTCGGTCTGCTGGTCCTTGTCTTTATTCCAGTCACTGTTATGTTCGGTATAGAAGAAGGTGTGGTTACGAGCTGCGTCATCATTTTACATTGTTTTAATTTTGGCTATGTTAACTGGCATGTGATTATCAATGAAATAACTTTGATCATCGTTGGTCTTGGCATTGCCTTGTTGCTCAACTTATATATGCCGGACTTGTCCAGAAAATTGAATGAGTATAAGAAGGAGATTGAAACAGAGTTTCAGGTTATCGTTTCAAAGTTGAGTGATGCGCTTATCTATCCAGAAATAGCACTGGATAAACAACAGGTTGTTAAACTGCATGATACGATTGAACGTGCTAAATCTGTGGCATATACGGAAGTTGAAAATCATTTTACAAGAAATGAAAACTCATATTATCATTATTTCGATATGCGTGAAGCACAGCTTGAACTGCTGTCACGTATGGTCGATCTGATCAACCAGATGGACCATAGTGATAAGCTTCATGTCAATTGTAGTCAGCTCTTACAGGACTTATCCAGCAATATATCCAGCAACAATTTCACAGCGATCCGATTACATGATCTCTATGCGATCATGCTGGATGTTGAAAAATATCCTTTGCCGATAAATAATAAACAGTTGAAATCAAGAGCAGCTCTAATCCAGCTTTTAAATGAGATTGAGCAGTATCTAGAGATTAAATCAAATTTTGGTTCACTGAAACTCTATTAA